One segment of Mycolicibacterium baixiangningiae DNA contains the following:
- a CDS encoding MFS transporter has translation MADTLARPEQPTDPSLAALSKGRRVWLLVVACMGVSLVISSMIGLNTALSDIAIATSATQTQLTWVVDGYTLVLACLLLPAGAVGDRYGRRGALLIGLAIFSVASVAPLMFDSPTQIILARAVAGAGAAFVMPATLSLLTAAYPKSERNKAVGIWAAVAGSATVIGFLGSGLLLNFWSWQSIFWAFAIAGAAMIVLTCTVPSSRETDAAPLDWWGAGLIGAAVAVFVFGVIEAPARGWTDPGVLICIAVGVVLAVVFGFVELRRRFPLLDVRLFGRPDFATGAVGVTLLFFANFGFFFVVIQYIQLVMGYTPLRTAVAIAPLAAPLLVFGVLTPWYLPRMGLRLTVFSGLLILSAGLLFMQLLENGSSFWDLTWPMLVMSTGIGLCTAPTTSAIMGAVPDDKQGVASAVNDATREIGAALGIAVAGSIFAAQYADALSPGLSAFPPEIRGPATDSPAEALEISEKMGPQGAQLADLAESAFLQAMDSSLFAIAAVVAVAAVFVAIWAPGRDGQQLRIVRRLSGRARARNVARHRS, from the coding sequence ATGGCCGATACTCTCGCCCGGCCCGAGCAACCCACCGATCCGAGCCTGGCCGCGTTGAGCAAGGGACGGCGCGTCTGGTTGCTCGTCGTGGCGTGTATGGGCGTCTCCCTCGTCATCTCATCGATGATCGGGCTGAACACCGCGCTCAGCGATATCGCGATCGCGACCTCCGCCACCCAGACGCAGCTGACGTGGGTGGTCGACGGGTACACCCTGGTGCTTGCCTGCCTTCTCCTGCCTGCCGGCGCCGTCGGCGACCGCTATGGCCGACGCGGCGCGCTGCTGATCGGCCTGGCCATCTTCTCGGTGGCCTCGGTCGCCCCGCTGATGTTCGACAGCCCTACGCAGATCATCCTGGCCCGTGCCGTCGCCGGCGCGGGCGCCGCCTTCGTGATGCCGGCAACGCTGTCGCTGTTGACGGCGGCCTATCCCAAGTCCGAACGCAACAAGGCAGTGGGAATCTGGGCGGCCGTCGCCGGCTCCGCCACCGTGATCGGGTTCCTCGGCTCGGGTCTGCTCCTGAACTTCTGGTCGTGGCAGTCGATCTTCTGGGCCTTCGCGATCGCCGGCGCAGCGATGATCGTGCTCACCTGTACGGTCCCGTCGTCACGCGAGACGGACGCGGCGCCCCTGGACTGGTGGGGCGCCGGCCTCATCGGCGCGGCGGTGGCGGTTTTCGTCTTCGGCGTCATCGAGGCGCCTGCCCGCGGATGGACCGATCCCGGAGTACTGATCTGTATAGCCGTCGGCGTGGTCCTCGCGGTGGTCTTCGGGTTCGTGGAGCTACGCCGCCGATTTCCGCTGCTGGATGTGCGATTGTTCGGCAGGCCCGACTTCGCCACCGGCGCAGTGGGTGTCACCCTCCTGTTCTTCGCCAACTTCGGCTTCTTCTTCGTGGTCATCCAGTACATCCAGCTGGTGATGGGTTACACGCCGCTGCGCACAGCCGTCGCCATCGCACCCCTTGCCGCACCGCTGCTCGTCTTCGGTGTGCTGACTCCCTGGTATCTGCCTCGAATGGGGTTGCGGCTCACGGTGTTCAGCGGTCTGCTCATCCTGTCGGCCGGTCTGTTGTTCATGCAACTGCTCGAAAACGGCTCCTCGTTCTGGGATCTGACCTGGCCGATGCTCGTCATGAGCACGGGTATCGGCTTGTGCACCGCCCCAACGACATCGGCCATCATGGGAGCGGTTCCCGACGACAAACAGGGTGTCGCCTCAGCTGTCAACGACGCCACCCGCGAAATCGGCGCCGCGCTCGGCATCGCGGTGGCGGGATCGATCTTCGCCGCTCAGTACGCCGATGCCCTGTCACCGGGCCTGAGCGCTTTCCCACCGGAGATTCGCGGTCCGGCGACGGACTCGCCGGCGGAGGCGCTGGAGATCTCCGAGAAGATGGGCCCCCAGGGCGCCCAGTTGGCCGATCTCGCCGAGTCCGCATTCCTGCAGGCGATGGATTCGTCGTTGTTCGCCATCGCCGCCGTCGTCGCGGTGGCGGCGGTGTTCGTCGCCATCTGGGCGCCGGGCCGCGACGGACAGCAGTTGCGCATCGTGCGTCGGCTCAGCGGGCGAGCACGCGCCCGCAACGTCGCCCGGCACCGGTCCTGA
- a CDS encoding TetR/AcrR family transcriptional regulator → MTDVNGDPRPARSRARLLEAATTLLRSGGPSAVTIDAVTRSANVARATLYRHFASANDLLAAAFQGLLQPAPMPPAEGSLREQLIAVVVGWADAIREVPTTLAAMTWLASGPDLGPWAEVREAETGGAVGSLRERILQSYSAPFDAIFDGPAAGDLHLDEKDRLLAIALLIGPLILGRLSTLADFDYHACAEAAVDGFLATHVRQGGLSATNTGSAGA, encoded by the coding sequence ATGACCGATGTCAACGGCGACCCCCGTCCGGCCCGTTCGCGGGCGCGTCTGCTCGAGGCGGCGACCACGCTGCTGCGGTCCGGCGGCCCCAGCGCGGTGACGATCGACGCGGTCACCCGCAGCGCGAACGTCGCCCGCGCGACGCTGTACCGGCACTTCGCCAGTGCCAACGATCTGCTGGCGGCGGCGTTCCAGGGGCTGCTGCAGCCTGCGCCGATGCCACCGGCCGAGGGCAGCCTGCGCGAACAGCTGATCGCCGTCGTGGTCGGCTGGGCGGATGCGATCCGGGAGGTGCCGACCACGCTGGCCGCGATGACGTGGCTCGCCTCCGGACCCGACCTGGGCCCGTGGGCCGAGGTGCGCGAGGCCGAGACCGGGGGAGCGGTCGGCTCACTGCGCGAGCGGATCCTGCAGTCGTACTCGGCGCCGTTCGACGCGATCTTCGACGGCCCGGCGGCCGGCGACCTGCACCTCGACGAGAAGGACCGCCTCCTGGCGATCGCCCTGCTCATCGGGCCGCTGATCCTGGGCCGGCTGAGCACGCTGGCCGATTTCGACTACCACGCGTGCGCCGAAGCGGCCGTGGACGGCTTCCTCGCCACGCACGTCCGCCAGGGCGGTCTCAGCGCAACGAATACCGGATCGGCAGGTGCTTGA
- the rpsJ gene encoding 30S ribosomal protein S10, with protein sequence MAGQKIRIRLKAYDHEAIDASARKIVETVTRTGASVVGPVPLPTEKNVYCVIRSPHKYKDSREHFEMRTHKRLIDILDPTPKTVDALMRIDLPASVDVNIQ encoded by the coding sequence GTGGCGGGACAAAAGATCCGCATCAGGCTCAAGGCCTACGACCACGAGGCGATCGACGCCTCGGCGCGCAAGATCGTGGAGACGGTCACCCGTACCGGTGCCAGCGTGGTGGGCCCCGTGCCGCTGCCGACCGAGAAGAACGTGTACTGCGTCATCCGCTCACCGCACAAGTACAAGGACTCGCGGGAGCACTTCGAGATGCGTACTCACAAGCGGTTGATCGACATCCTCGACCCGACGCCGAAGACCGTTGACGCGCTCATGCGCATCGACCTTCCGGCCAGCGTCGACGTGAATATCCAGTAG
- the mftE gene encoding mycofactocin biosynthesis peptidyl-dipeptidase MftE — protein sequence MNSAYHRRVAFPSELGNSTSRQLRDTSTALIVPVGSTEQHGPHLPLDTDTRIATAVAREVAHSLAPSWSLAPAVGYGASGEHESFPGTISIGTAALRLLLVEFGRSASNWASRVVFVNGHGGNAEALAGATALLRYEDRDVAWCPCVAKDSDAHAGHTETSVLLYISPGDVHIDHWQRGNTAPLRELMPQLRQGGVAAVSEVGVLGDPTTATGTDGARLFGEMVQQCADRIARWAPDSNGMLR from the coding sequence GTGAATTCGGCTTACCATCGGCGGGTGGCTTTTCCCAGCGAGCTTGGGAACTCGACGTCGAGGCAGCTGCGCGACACATCGACGGCGTTGATCGTTCCCGTAGGTTCCACCGAACAGCATGGACCCCACTTGCCGCTGGACACCGACACCCGCATCGCCACCGCGGTCGCCCGCGAAGTCGCGCACTCGCTGGCGCCGTCGTGGTCGCTCGCGCCTGCCGTCGGCTACGGCGCCAGCGGTGAGCACGAGAGTTTCCCCGGCACGATCTCGATCGGTACCGCCGCCCTGCGCCTGCTGCTGGTCGAATTCGGCCGATCCGCGTCGAACTGGGCGTCGCGGGTGGTGTTCGTCAACGGCCACGGGGGTAACGCGGAGGCGCTCGCGGGCGCGACCGCCCTGCTGCGCTACGAGGACCGCGACGTCGCCTGGTGTCCGTGCGTCGCGAAGGACTCCGATGCGCACGCGGGCCACACCGAAACGTCCGTACTGCTTTACATCTCGCCGGGCGACGTACACATCGACCACTGGCAGCGCGGCAACACCGCCCCGCTGCGCGAGCTGATGCCACAGCTCCGTCAGGGTGGTGTGGCGGCCGTCAGCGAGGTGGGCGTGCTCGGAGACCCCACCACCGCGACCGGCACCGACGGCGCCCGGTTGTTCGGTGAAATGGTGCAGCAGTGCGCCGACCGGATCGCGCGCTGGGCGCCGGACAGCAACGGGATGCTGCGATGA
- the mftF gene encoding mycofactocin biosynthesis glycosyltransferase MftF (Members of this protein family, MftF, are glycosyltransferases, members of PF00535 (glycosyl transferase family 2). The encoding gene is found as part of the mycofactocin cassette, in Mycobacterium tuberculosis, many other Actinobacteria, and occasional members of other lineages. Mycofactocin itself, a putative redox carrier, is a heavily modified derivative of the C-terminal Val-Tyr dipeptide of the mycofactocin precursor MftA (TIGR03969).) produces MTGPRLPNGFAVQVDRRVKVLGEGAALLGGSPTRLLRLAPAAQTMLSGGRLEVHDAQSAQLARTLLDATVAHPRPAGGPSHRDVTIVIPVRDNLFGLQRLVASLRGLRVIVVDDGSAVPVERRDLAGVHCDVQLIRHDVSRGPAAARNTGAAASATDFVAFLDSDVVPRRGWLEALLGHFCDPMVALVAPRIVGLRTADNPVARYEAVRSSLDLGQREAPVVPYGPVSYVPSAAIICRRRMLDDIGGFDETMRSGEDVDLCWRLVEAGARLRYEPIALVAHDHRTELGQWFSRKAFYGESAAPLSVRHPGKTAPLVISGWTLVVWVLMAMGTCVGYLASVIAAGLTARRVASALRSVETQPRQVAAIAAHGLWSAALQLASAICRHYWPIALLAAVLSRRCRQAVLIAAVVDGVVDWAARRGNTDDDTRQVGLLTYVLLRRLDDIAYGLGLWTGVVRERHLGALKPQIRT; encoded by the coding sequence ATGACCGGGCCGCGCCTGCCGAACGGCTTTGCCGTACAGGTCGACCGGCGCGTCAAGGTGCTCGGCGAAGGAGCTGCACTCCTCGGCGGCTCACCCACCCGGCTGCTGCGGCTGGCGCCCGCCGCCCAGACCATGCTCAGCGGTGGCCGCCTCGAGGTGCACGACGCCCAGAGCGCACAGCTGGCCCGCACCTTACTCGACGCCACCGTCGCTCATCCGCGGCCCGCGGGCGGACCCTCGCATCGCGACGTGACCATCGTCATCCCGGTGCGCGACAACCTGTTTGGACTGCAGCGCCTCGTCGCGTCGTTACGCGGCCTACGGGTCATCGTCGTGGACGACGGATCGGCGGTGCCGGTCGAGCGACGTGACCTGGCCGGTGTGCACTGCGATGTGCAGCTGATCCGGCACGACGTCAGCAGGGGGCCCGCGGCCGCCCGCAATACCGGTGCCGCCGCGAGCGCCACCGACTTCGTCGCCTTCCTCGACTCCGACGTCGTCCCGCGCCGCGGATGGCTCGAGGCGTTGCTGGGGCACTTCTGCGACCCAATGGTGGCGCTGGTGGCGCCCCGCATCGTCGGGCTGCGCACCGCCGACAACCCGGTGGCCCGCTACGAAGCCGTGCGCTCGTCGCTGGACCTCGGTCAGCGGGAGGCGCCGGTGGTGCCCTACGGCCCGGTGTCCTATGTGCCGAGCGCCGCGATCATCTGCCGCCGGCGCATGCTGGACGACATCGGCGGCTTCGACGAGACGATGCGCTCGGGCGAGGACGTCGACCTGTGCTGGCGGCTGGTGGAGGCCGGCGCCCGGTTGCGCTACGAGCCGATCGCGCTCGTGGCACACGACCACCGCACCGAACTCGGGCAGTGGTTCTCCCGCAAAGCCTTCTACGGTGAGTCCGCGGCCCCGCTGTCGGTCCGCCATCCCGGTAAGACGGCCCCGCTGGTGATCTCGGGCTGGACGCTGGTGGTCTGGGTGCTGATGGCGATGGGCACCTGCGTCGGCTACCTGGCGTCGGTGATCGCCGCCGGCCTGACGGCGCGACGGGTGGCCAGCGCCCTGCGCAGCGTCGAAACCCAACCCAGACAGGTGGCCGCCATCGCCGCCCACGGATTGTGGTCGGCGGCGCTGCAACTGGCGTCGGCGATCTGCCGGCACTACTGGCCGATCGCCCTGTTGGCCGCGGTGCTGTCCCGCCGCTGTCGGCAGGCGGTGCTGATCGCCGCGGTGGTCGACGGTGTCGTGGACTGGGCAGCACGTCGCGGCAACACCGACGACGACACCAGACAGGTCGGGTTGCTGACCTATGTGCTGTTGCGCCGGCTCGACGACATCGCCTACGGGCTGGGGCTGTGGACCGGGGTGGTGCGCGAACGACACCTCGGTGCGCTCAAACCGCAGATCCGAACGTAA
- a CDS encoding cytochrome P450, whose translation MSTPTMDDAAKVLADPTAYADDQRLHAALTHLRATNPVAWVDNPPYRPFWAITKHADIMAIERANDLFLSEPRPLLSTAQADDLAKAHLEAGMGLRTLIHMDDPHHRKVRAIGADWFRPKAMRDLKVRVDELAERYVDRMRDIGPECDFVTEIAVNFPLYVIMSLLGLPEEDFGRMHSLTQEMFGGDDEEYKRGTTPEEQMAVLLDFFSYFSQLTASRRANPTDDLASAIANGAIDGEPVSEVDTASYYVIVASAGHDTTKDAISGGLLALIENPGELQRLQNDPGLMGTAVEEMIRWSTPVKEFMRTAAEDTTVRGVPIAKGESVYLAYVSANRDDEIFDEPFRFDVGRDPNKHLSFGYGVHFCLGAALARMEMNSLFTELLPRLDHIELAGTPELSATTFVGGLKHLPIRYSLR comes from the coding sequence ATGAGCACGCCGACGATGGACGACGCCGCCAAGGTGCTGGCCGATCCGACGGCTTACGCCGACGACCAGCGACTGCACGCGGCGCTGACCCATCTGCGGGCCACCAACCCGGTGGCCTGGGTGGACAACCCGCCCTACCGGCCGTTCTGGGCGATCACCAAACACGCCGACATCATGGCGATCGAGCGGGCCAACGACCTGTTCCTGTCCGAACCCCGCCCGCTGCTTTCCACCGCACAGGCCGACGATCTGGCCAAGGCGCACCTCGAGGCCGGTATGGGCCTGCGCACGCTGATCCACATGGACGATCCGCACCACCGCAAGGTGCGTGCGATCGGCGCGGACTGGTTCCGGCCCAAGGCGATGCGTGACCTCAAGGTGCGCGTCGACGAACTCGCCGAGCGCTACGTGGACCGGATGCGCGACATCGGTCCGGAGTGCGACTTCGTCACCGAGATCGCGGTCAACTTCCCGCTGTACGTGATCATGTCGCTGCTCGGCCTGCCCGAAGAGGATTTCGGTCGCATGCACTCGCTGACCCAGGAGATGTTCGGTGGCGACGACGAGGAGTACAAACGCGGCACCACTCCCGAAGAGCAGATGGCGGTGCTACTCGACTTCTTCTCCTATTTCTCGCAGCTGACCGCATCCCGGCGGGCGAATCCGACCGACGACCTCGCATCGGCGATCGCGAACGGCGCGATCGACGGCGAACCAGTGTCCGAGGTCGACACGGCCTCGTACTACGTGATCGTCGCCAGCGCCGGCCACGACACCACCAAGGACGCGATCTCGGGCGGTCTGCTCGCACTCATCGAGAATCCCGGTGAACTGCAGCGCCTCCAGAACGATCCGGGCCTGATGGGGACCGCGGTGGAGGAGATGATCCGCTGGTCCACCCCCGTCAAGGAGTTCATGCGCACCGCCGCCGAGGACACCACGGTTCGCGGCGTGCCGATCGCGAAGGGCGAATCCGTCTATCTCGCTTACGTTTCGGCGAATCGGGACGACGAGATCTTCGACGAACCGTTCCGCTTCGACGTGGGACGCGACCCGAACAAGCACCTGTCCTTCGGCTACGGAGTGCACTTCTGTCTCGGCGCCGCACTCGCCCGGATGGAGATGAACAGCCTGTTCACCGAGCTCTTGCCGCGCCTGGACCACATCGAGCTGGCGGGCACGCCCGAGCTGTCGGCGACCACCTTCGTCGGCGGGCTCAAGCACCTGCCGATCCGGTATTCGTTGCGCTGA
- the mftG gene encoding mycofactocin dehydrogenase MftG — protein MRSDVLIVGAGSAGSVLAERLSADPRCRVTVVEAGPAPSDPRVAQQINDGLRLPIGTASSVVRHYLTTLTDAPPRRMQITRGAVVGGSGAVNGGYFCRGLPADFDGWQLPGWTWRDVLPHFRAIETDLDFGGPLHGADGPINVRRVSDFDGCTASFVAAARGAGHRWVEDLSGFDADVPAAGVGAVPLNIDSGTRVGPGGAFLLPALERDNVDLLPDTRVMRVRIAQGRAVAAECVGPAGRFTVTADRIVLSAGAIGSAQLLMVSGIGPVKTLRELGIRVWADLPVGASTSDHPEWVIPVGWTPTHDLPPLEAVLTTEDGLEIRPYTAGFGAMVHGPGHDPAESPHIGVALMRPRSRGRVTVASADPLVPPVIDHRYDSEPADVADLAAGAELAYDIASGTVTTGEPSWSTSQHLAGTAPMGSDDDPRAVLDAQCRVRGVDGLWVVDGSVMPALTSRGPHATIAMIGHRAAEFIAG, from the coding sequence GTGCGCAGTGACGTGCTGATCGTCGGTGCCGGCAGCGCCGGATCCGTGCTGGCCGAACGACTTTCCGCTGACCCGCGGTGCCGAGTGACCGTGGTGGAGGCCGGGCCCGCCCCGTCCGACCCGCGGGTGGCCCAGCAGATCAACGACGGGCTGAGGCTGCCGATCGGCACCGCCAGTTCGGTGGTCCGGCACTATCTGACAACGCTCACCGACGCACCGCCCCGCCGCATGCAGATCACGCGCGGTGCGGTCGTCGGCGGCTCGGGGGCGGTCAACGGCGGATACTTCTGCCGCGGGCTGCCCGCCGACTTCGACGGGTGGCAGCTCCCCGGGTGGACGTGGCGCGACGTGCTCCCGCACTTCCGGGCGATCGAGACGGACCTGGATTTCGGCGGGCCGTTGCACGGTGCGGACGGCCCCATCAACGTCCGGCGAGTCAGTGACTTCGATGGGTGCACTGCGTCTTTCGTCGCCGCAGCCCGTGGCGCGGGCCATCGGTGGGTCGAGGATCTCAGCGGATTCGACGCGGATGTGCCTGCCGCCGGGGTGGGTGCCGTGCCGCTGAACATCGACAGCGGGACCCGGGTGGGACCGGGCGGCGCGTTCCTGCTGCCCGCGCTCGAGCGCGACAACGTCGACCTGTTGCCCGATACGAGGGTCATGCGTGTGCGCATCGCTCAGGGCCGTGCCGTGGCGGCCGAGTGCGTGGGCCCCGCGGGGAGGTTCACCGTGACCGCGGATCGGATCGTGTTGTCCGCAGGGGCGATCGGCAGCGCGCAACTGCTGATGGTCTCGGGTATCGGGCCGGTGAAGACGTTGCGGGAGTTGGGTATTCGGGTGTGGGCCGACCTGCCCGTCGGCGCGTCGACTTCCGACCATCCCGAATGGGTGATACCGGTGGGCTGGACGCCCACCCATGATCTGCCGCCGCTGGAGGCAGTGCTCACCACCGAGGATGGGCTCGAAATCCGGCCGTACACAGCAGGGTTCGGCGCGATGGTGCATGGACCCGGCCACGACCCCGCTGAGAGTCCGCACATCGGCGTCGCGCTGATGCGGCCCCGGTCCAGGGGCCGGGTCACCGTCGCGTCGGCCGATCCGCTCGTCCCTCCGGTGATCGACCATCGCTACGACAGCGAGCCCGCGGATGTGGCCGACCTCGCCGCGGGAGCCGAGCTGGCCTACGACATCGCCAGTGGCACAGTGACAACGGGTGAACCGTCATGGTCGACATCGCAGCATCTGGCCGGTACCGCACCGATGGGTAGCGACGACGATCCGCGGGCGGTGCTCGACGCACAGTGCCGGGTCCGCGGCGTCGACGGTCTGTGGGTGGTGGACGGTTCGGTGATGCCCGCCCTCACCAGTCGCGGCCCGCATGCGACGATCGCGATGATCGGGCACCGGGCCGCGGAGTTCATCGCGGGCTGA
- a CDS encoding carboxylesterase/lipase family protein: MRYVHALGWALAVVLLAACTRGDGGATTPTPADPAVVHTVSGALRGVVADDHRLFAGIPYAAPPVGPLRWRPPAPAPEWNGERQATRSGPRCLQDPASDPEFGRQTDEDCLTLNVWTPPASSEKRPVMVWIHGGAFVSGNAGMYDARWLAARGDIVVVTVNYRLGTVGFLAHPALGAPGDVGNYGLADQQAALRWVRDNIADFGGDPQKVTVAGESAGGMSVCDHLVAPGSVGLFRAAIIQSGPCQTQAALPVAEQRSLDYAADAGCPDPVTAAACLRALPADKLRKPVWFVGIGANDLTGPVTGTAALPVDPVSAFADGKAARVPVLIGTNRDEFTLFVALSYLQRGDRYLPEEYPGLLADTFGANAAQVGARYPVDRYGSVALAYAAAVTDGEFACIADRIAADLAGRSPVYAYEFNDRQAPAPEPLRTLPFPVGASHSLELRYLFDVGGAPPLSPEQQTLSDQMIDYWSAFVTSGVPSASDAPDWPEFGDGSYLSLQPDGSRVTTGFAEEHGCAFWSGLRN; this comes from the coding sequence GTGCGATACGTCCACGCCCTCGGCTGGGCGCTCGCAGTGGTCCTGCTCGCCGCGTGCACCAGGGGGGACGGGGGCGCGACCACCCCGACACCCGCCGACCCGGCCGTGGTGCACACGGTCTCCGGTGCGCTGCGCGGAGTGGTCGCGGACGACCATCGACTGTTCGCCGGCATTCCCTACGCGGCCCCGCCCGTGGGTCCGCTGCGCTGGCGCCCGCCCGCCCCCGCACCGGAGTGGAACGGGGAGCGGCAGGCCACCCGGTCTGGCCCGCGCTGCCTGCAGGACCCGGCCAGCGATCCGGAGTTCGGCAGGCAGACCGACGAGGACTGCCTGACGCTCAACGTCTGGACCCCACCTGCGTCGAGCGAGAAACGGCCGGTGATGGTCTGGATCCACGGCGGCGCGTTCGTCAGCGGCAACGCCGGTATGTACGACGCCCGCTGGCTGGCCGCGCGCGGTGACATCGTCGTCGTCACCGTCAACTACCGGCTCGGCACGGTCGGCTTCCTGGCGCATCCGGCCCTGGGGGCGCCCGGCGACGTCGGCAACTACGGGCTGGCCGACCAGCAGGCCGCGCTGCGCTGGGTGCGTGACAACATCGCCGACTTCGGCGGCGACCCGCAGAAGGTCACCGTCGCAGGCGAGTCGGCCGGCGGGATGTCGGTGTGCGACCACCTCGTCGCCCCGGGCTCGGTCGGCCTGTTCCGCGCCGCGATCATCCAGAGCGGTCCCTGCCAGACGCAGGCCGCGCTGCCCGTGGCCGAACAGCGCAGTCTCGACTACGCCGCGGACGCCGGCTGCCCCGATCCGGTCACCGCCGCCGCGTGCCTGCGCGCGCTGCCCGCCGACAAATTGCGCAAACCCGTGTGGTTCGTCGGTATCGGCGCCAACGACCTGACCGGGCCGGTCACCGGGACCGCCGCGCTGCCGGTCGACCCCGTGAGCGCCTTCGCCGACGGGAAAGCGGCGCGGGTGCCGGTGCTCATCGGGACCAACCGCGACGAGTTCACACTCTTCGTCGCGCTGAGCTACCTGCAGCGCGGCGACCGCTACCTGCCCGAGGAGTACCCCGGCCTGCTGGCCGACACCTTCGGCGCGAACGCCGCGCAGGTCGGCGCGCGCTATCCGGTCGACCGCTACGGCAGCGTCGCGCTCGCCTATGCGGCGGCGGTGACCGACGGCGAGTTCGCCTGCATCGCCGACCGGATCGCCGCGGACCTCGCCGGCCGGTCGCCGGTCTACGCCTACGAGTTCAACGACCGCCAGGCGCCGGCCCCCGAACCGCTGCGGACCCTGCCGTTCCCGGTCGGCGCCAGCCACTCACTCGAGCTGCGCTACCTGTTCGACGTCGGCGGGGCGCCGCCACTGTCGCCGGAGCAGCAGACGCTGTCCGACCAGATGATCGACTACTGGAGTGCCTTCGTCACCTCAGGTGTCCCGTCGGCCTCGGACGCCCCGGACTGGCCGGAGTTCGGCGACGGCTCCTATCTGTCGCTGCAACCCGACGGCAGCCGGGTCACGACGGGCTTCGCCGAGGAGCACGGCTGCGCGTTCTGGTCGGGTCTGCGAAACTGA
- a CDS encoding aspartate/glutamate racemase family protein translates to MRLLLVNPNTTESMTAAIAAGAAAVARPTTVVESANPADGPASIENDADELRCVPHLLDVLQTAAQREQDRPDAYVIACFGDPGLDEARSLLGAPVLGIAQAAMHAAALLAGTFSVVTSMSATVPRGWQLAKTYTPGACLGVYACDIPVLRIDSDPATIEPIAELCAHALRTDGSGSIVLGCAAMARFAEPLSRRLGVPVVDGVAAATRLAEALEPLSPR, encoded by the coding sequence GTGCGCCTGCTCCTGGTCAACCCCAACACGACGGAGTCGATGACGGCCGCTATTGCCGCGGGCGCCGCAGCGGTGGCGCGCCCCACCACCGTCGTCGAGTCCGCCAACCCCGCCGACGGGCCGGCCAGCATCGAGAACGACGCCGACGAACTCCGTTGCGTCCCACACCTGCTCGATGTCCTACAGACGGCGGCGCAGCGCGAGCAGGACCGACCCGACGCCTACGTGATCGCCTGCTTCGGCGATCCCGGCCTCGACGAGGCACGAAGCCTGCTCGGCGCACCGGTCCTCGGCATCGCCCAGGCCGCCATGCACGCCGCCGCACTGCTCGCGGGCACCTTCTCGGTGGTTACGTCGATGTCGGCGACGGTGCCCCGTGGCTGGCAGCTCGCGAAGACCTACACCCCCGGTGCGTGCCTGGGCGTGTACGCCTGCGACATCCCCGTCCTCCGGATCGACTCCGACCCGGCCACGATCGAACCGATCGCCGAACTGTGTGCGCACGCGCTGCGGACCGACGGCAGCGGCTCGATCGTGCTCGGCTGTGCGGCGATGGCCCGCTTCGCCGAGCCGCTGTCGCGGCGGTTGGGCGTACCGGTGGTCGACGGCGTCGCCGCGGCCACGCGCCTCGCCGAGGCGCTCGAACCGCTCAGCCCGCGATGA